The proteins below are encoded in one region of Arthrobacter sp. CJ23:
- a CDS encoding acyl-CoA thioesterase, whose translation MSEPASNSVTLRFLAAPTDVGHSGSVDAGTVLEWVDKAAYAAAVGWSKSYCVTAYVGNIHFADPVNSGDMVEVTSTIVYTGRSSMHIRTVVSSRDPKGGPETMHSQCMVIFVAVGPDGKPVPVPQFEPSTPEEIEQRDHALARVAVREQIVNAMNAQEYTDAGTAERVVLRFMASPTDVNWGGKVHGGIVMKWIDEAAYVCASRYCGKDTVAVFSGGVRFYRPLLIGHVVEVEARLVYTGGKGMHIAVHVRSGDPKTREMNLTTYCLTVMVARDETGTAVPIPAWMPVSDEDRKLHAHARELLEIRGHAPGNRLPDHLLQAPGN comes from the coding sequence ATGAGTGAGCCCGCCTCCAACTCCGTCACCCTCCGTTTTCTAGCGGCCCCCACCGACGTCGGCCACAGCGGCTCCGTGGACGCAGGCACCGTCCTGGAGTGGGTGGACAAGGCGGCTTACGCCGCCGCCGTCGGCTGGTCCAAGTCCTATTGCGTCACCGCCTATGTCGGCAACATCCACTTTGCCGATCCCGTGAACAGCGGCGACATGGTGGAGGTCACGTCCACCATCGTCTACACGGGCCGCTCGTCCATGCACATCCGCACCGTGGTCAGCTCCCGGGACCCCAAGGGCGGGCCGGAGACGATGCACAGCCAGTGCATGGTGATCTTCGTGGCGGTGGGACCCGACGGCAAGCCGGTCCCGGTCCCGCAGTTCGAGCCTTCAACGCCGGAGGAGATCGAGCAGCGGGACCATGCGCTGGCGCGCGTCGCCGTCCGCGAGCAGATCGTCAATGCCATGAATGCCCAGGAATATACCGACGCCGGTACCGCCGAACGCGTCGTCCTCCGGTTCATGGCGTCCCCCACTGACGTGAACTGGGGCGGCAAGGTCCACGGTGGCATTGTCATGAAGTGGATCGACGAAGCGGCCTACGTGTGCGCCTCCCGGTACTGCGGCAAGGACACCGTGGCGGTGTTCTCCGGCGGGGTGCGCTTCTACCGACCGCTGCTGATCGGCCATGTGGTGGAGGTGGAGGCTCGGCTCGTGTACACCGGAGGCAAGGGCATGCACATCGCCGTACATGTCCGATCAGGCGATCCCAAGACCCGGGAAATGAACCTGACCACGTATTGCCTCACCGTGATGGTGGCGCGCGATGAAACCGGGACGGCCGTGCCCATCCCGGCCTGGATGCCTGTCTCAGATGAGGACAGGAAGCTGCACGCGCATGCGCGCGAGCTGCTGGAGATCCGCGGCCACGCCCCGGGAAACCGGCTGCCGGACCACCTGCTGCAGGCGCCCGGCAACTGA
- the dnaB gene encoding replicative DNA helicase codes for MSVTHLDSLEAPRASDASRKPPQDIPAEQSVLGGMMLSKDAIADVVEIVRGHDFYRPAHETIYESIIDLYGRGEPADAVTVSDELTKRGEINRIGGPAYLHELIQTVPTAANAGYYAEIVAERAVLRRLVNAGTKIVQMGYGQDGEVEDLVNQAQAEIYAVAERRTAEDYVALKDVMESTVDEIEASGHRGDGMTGVPTGFYELDELTHGLHPGQMIVIAARPAVGKSTFALDFARSAAIKNNLATVMFSLEMGRNEIAMRLLSAEATIGLQDLRKGTIKDEQWSKIATTMGRMNDAPLFIDDSPNMSLMEIRAKCRRLKQQHDLKLVILDYLQLMSSGKKVESRQQEVSEFSRALKLLAKELQVPVIALSQLNRGSEQRADKRPMVSDLRESGSIEQDADMVILLHREDVYDKESPRAGEADILIAKHRNGPTKDIVVAFQGHYSRFANMAGDSGGGGGF; via the coding sequence TTGTCAGTTACGCACTTGGACTCGCTCGAGGCACCCCGGGCATCGGACGCCAGCCGGAAACCCCCGCAGGACATTCCGGCGGAACAGTCCGTGCTCGGCGGCATGATGCTCTCCAAGGACGCCATTGCCGACGTCGTTGAGATCGTCCGCGGCCACGACTTCTACCGTCCCGCCCACGAGACCATCTACGAATCCATCATCGACCTCTACGGCCGCGGCGAACCTGCGGACGCCGTCACGGTCTCGGATGAACTGACCAAGCGCGGTGAGATCAACAGGATCGGCGGACCCGCCTACCTGCATGAGCTCATCCAGACCGTCCCCACCGCCGCCAACGCCGGCTACTACGCCGAGATCGTGGCTGAGCGCGCCGTGCTGCGCCGCCTGGTCAACGCCGGCACCAAGATCGTCCAGATGGGCTACGGCCAGGACGGCGAAGTCGAGGACCTGGTCAACCAGGCCCAGGCCGAAATCTATGCCGTGGCCGAACGCCGCACCGCTGAGGATTACGTGGCGCTCAAGGACGTCATGGAATCCACCGTGGACGAGATTGAGGCCTCCGGCCACCGCGGCGACGGCATGACCGGCGTTCCCACCGGTTTCTACGAGCTCGACGAGCTCACCCACGGCCTGCATCCCGGCCAGATGATCGTCATCGCGGCGCGCCCCGCCGTGGGCAAGTCCACGTTCGCGCTGGACTTCGCCCGCTCCGCGGCCATCAAGAACAACCTGGCCACCGTCATGTTCTCGCTCGAAATGGGCCGGAACGAGATCGCCATGCGCCTGCTCTCCGCCGAGGCCACCATCGGTCTCCAGGACCTCCGCAAGGGCACCATCAAGGACGAGCAGTGGTCCAAGATCGCCACCACCATGGGCCGCATGAACGACGCCCCGTTGTTCATCGATGACAGCCCCAACATGTCGCTGATGGAAATCCGGGCCAAATGCCGCCGCCTGAAGCAGCAGCACGACCTCAAGCTCGTGATCCTCGACTACCTCCAGCTCATGAGCTCCGGCAAGAAAGTGGAGTCCCGCCAGCAGGAAGTCTCGGAATTCTCGCGTGCGCTCAAGCTGCTGGCCAAGGAACTCCAGGTCCCGGTCATTGCCCTGTCGCAGCTGAACCGTGGTTCCGAACAGCGCGCAGACAAGCGCCCCATGGTCTCGGACCTCCGCGAGTCCGGCTCCATCGAGCAGGACGCCGACATGGTCATCCTGCTGCACCGTGAAGACGTCTACGACAAGGAATCGCCGCGCGCCGGCGAGGCCGATATCCTCATCGCCAAGCACCGCAACGGCCCCACCAAGGACATCGTGGTTGCCTTCCAGGGCCACTACTCGCGCTTCGCCAACATGGCCGGCGATTCCGGTGGTGGCGGCGGCTTCTAG
- a CDS encoding zf-TFIIB domain-containing protein — MDSIDLVMSERSGVEIDYCPQCRGVWLDRGELDKIIDRASGGFGAASAQPPAAPPVPPQPEPRLTLPPLYGTPSYNSQSYNGQDPRHDQRDKPRYDERSYGKQGYDRDYDRRKPKKKEGWLGDLFDF, encoded by the coding sequence GTGGATTCAATTGACCTGGTGATGAGCGAACGCAGCGGCGTGGAGATCGACTACTGCCCGCAGTGCAGGGGAGTGTGGCTGGACCGCGGCGAGCTCGACAAGATCATCGACCGCGCCTCCGGCGGCTTCGGCGCGGCGTCCGCGCAGCCTCCTGCGGCCCCGCCGGTGCCGCCGCAGCCCGAGCCGCGGCTCACGCTGCCGCCGCTGTACGGCACCCCGTCCTACAACAGCCAGTCCTACAACGGCCAGGATCCGCGGCACGACCAGCGGGACAAGCCGCGCTACGACGAGCGCAGCTACGGCAAGCAGGGCTACGACCGCGACTACGACCGCCGCAAGCCCAAGAAGAAGGAAGGCTGGCTGGGGGACCTCTTCGACTTCTAG
- a CDS encoding FMN reductase, which yields METRRITVLSAGLGVPSSSRLLADQLAASAKRQLSQAGYEAQVDIIELRDLAVEIANNFVTGYAAPRLAEVIAGVEDSDAIIAVSPVFSASYSGLFKSFIDVLDPKSLDGKAALLGATGGTDRHQMVIDHAMRPLFSYLRTRMTQTSVFAGPQDWGNTDDGASPLSERVDRAAGELVQLLSGPQPRRKADPMVSLPFEQLLAGISGGR from the coding sequence ATGGAGACCCGCCGCATAACCGTACTGTCCGCCGGACTGGGCGTCCCGTCGTCGAGCAGGCTGCTGGCCGACCAGCTCGCCGCCTCCGCGAAGCGCCAGCTGTCCCAGGCAGGCTATGAGGCGCAGGTGGACATCATCGAGCTCCGCGACCTCGCCGTGGAGATCGCCAACAACTTCGTCACCGGCTACGCGGCTCCCCGCCTGGCCGAGGTGATCGCCGGCGTCGAGGACTCGGACGCCATCATCGCCGTCTCGCCCGTCTTCAGCGCCTCCTACAGCGGCCTGTTCAAGTCCTTCATCGACGTCCTGGACCCGAAGTCCCTGGACGGCAAGGCCGCCCTCCTCGGCGCCACGGGCGGCACGGACCGGCACCAGATGGTGATCGACCACGCCATGCGTCCGCTCTTCAGCTACCTCCGCACCAGGATGACGCAGACGTCCGTTTTCGCCGGTCCCCAGGACTGGGGCAACACCGACGACGGCGCCTCGCCGCTATCCGAGCGCGTGGACCGTGCCGCGGGGGAGCTGGTGCAGCTCCTGAGCGGGCCGCAGCCGCGCCGCAAGGCCGATCCGATGGTCTCGCTGCCGTTCGAGCAGTTGCTTGCGGGCATCTCCGGCGGCCGCTGA
- a CDS encoding PhzF family phenazine biosynthesis protein yields the protein MTPEALRTRPFHQVDVFSDRPYLGNPLAVVVDAEGLSSQTMQHFANWTNLSETTFLLPPTDPRADYKVRIFTGSEEFPFAGHPTLGSAHAWLEAGGAPKQDGVVVQECGAGLVRIKHDGGRLAFAAPPLTRSGSVDEATLAQLSAGLRLPEAALLDASWLVNGPQWIGVLLESAEQVLAVDPDLAAMGDLKVGIVGPHSPDADVDFEIRTFIPGDAMVEDPVTGSFNAGVAQWLIGSGRAPRKYVAAQGTVLGRAGRIHVEADGEDIWVGGDSVTCIQGAVLL from the coding sequence GTGACTCCTGAAGCCCTGCGCACCCGCCCGTTCCACCAAGTCGACGTCTTCTCCGACCGGCCGTATCTCGGCAACCCGCTCGCCGTCGTCGTCGATGCCGAAGGCCTCAGCAGCCAGACGATGCAGCACTTCGCCAACTGGACCAACCTGTCCGAAACCACGTTCCTCCTGCCTCCCACTGACCCGCGCGCCGACTACAAGGTGCGGATCTTCACCGGCAGCGAGGAGTTCCCCTTCGCCGGGCACCCCACCCTCGGTTCAGCGCATGCCTGGCTGGAGGCCGGCGGCGCGCCGAAGCAGGATGGTGTGGTGGTCCAGGAATGCGGCGCCGGCCTGGTCAGGATCAAGCACGACGGCGGCCGGCTGGCTTTCGCCGCCCCGCCACTGACGCGCTCCGGTTCCGTGGACGAGGCCACACTGGCGCAGCTTTCCGCCGGGCTGCGTCTGCCGGAGGCGGCGTTGCTCGATGCGTCGTGGCTGGTCAACGGCCCGCAGTGGATCGGCGTGCTGCTCGAATCGGCCGAACAGGTCCTGGCCGTCGATCCGGACCTTGCCGCCATGGGGGATCTGAAAGTGGGCATCGTGGGCCCGCACTCGCCGGACGCGGATGTGGACTTCGAGATCCGCACGTTCATCCCCGGCGACGCCATGGTGGAGGACCCCGTGACGGGCAGCTTCAACGCCGGGGTGGCCCAGTGGCTCATCGGGAGCGGCCGAGCGCCCAGGAAGTATGTGGCGGCCCAAGGGACGGTGCTGGGCCGGGCCGGTCGCATCCATGTCGAGGCGGACGGCGAGGACATCTGGGTGGGCGGAGACTCGGTCACGTGCATCCAAGGGGCGGTGCTGTTGTAG
- a CDS encoding DUF1801 domain-containing protein: MAENKTQPTYVPVEEFLAAVEHPGRRADGFELLDIMRDITGQEAVMWGPTIVGFGSYHYKYGSGREGDSAAVGFSPRKANLALYGLTFGPDAERLLPLLGKHKASVACLYINKLDDVDRGVLAEMIRAGYGHVMAELHQP, translated from the coding sequence ATGGCAGAGAACAAGACCCAACCCACATACGTTCCTGTGGAAGAATTCCTGGCCGCCGTGGAGCACCCGGGGCGGCGTGCGGACGGCTTCGAGCTGCTGGACATAATGCGTGACATCACCGGCCAGGAGGCCGTCATGTGGGGTCCGACGATCGTGGGATTCGGCAGCTACCACTACAAGTATGGGAGCGGGCGGGAAGGCGACTCGGCCGCGGTAGGGTTCTCGCCGCGCAAGGCGAACCTCGCCCTCTACGGGCTTACGTTCGGACCCGACGCCGAGCGCCTGCTCCCCTTGCTCGGCAAGCACAAGGCCAGCGTGGCCTGCCTCTACATCAACAAGCTGGACGACGTGGACCGTGGAGTCCTCGCCGAGATGATCCGCGCGGGGTACGGACACGTCATGGCCGAGCTGCACCAGCCCTGA
- the rplI gene encoding 50S ribosomal protein L9, with protein sequence MAKLILTHEVTGLGAAGDVVEVKDGYARNYLLPRGFALTWSKGGEKQVESIKAARAARAHASVEAAQAQAAALSSKKVKLVVKAGESGRLFGTVKPADVAAAVEAAGLGAIDKRNVELPNHIKSVGSYQANVRLHEDVSAVIDLEVVSK encoded by the coding sequence ATGGCAAAGCTCATTCTGACCCACGAAGTTACCGGTCTCGGTGCTGCTGGCGACGTTGTCGAGGTCAAGGACGGTTACGCACGTAACTACCTGCTGCCCCGCGGCTTCGCTCTGACCTGGTCCAAGGGTGGCGAGAAGCAGGTTGAGTCCATCAAGGCTGCCCGCGCTGCTCGTGCGCACGCTTCTGTTGAAGCTGCACAGGCCCAGGCTGCTGCGCTGTCCTCCAAGAAGGTCAAGCTCGTAGTGAAGGCCGGCGAGTCCGGTCGTCTCTTCGGCACCGTCAAGCCGGCTGACGTCGCTGCTGCAGTTGAGGCCGCTGGCCTCGGCGCCATCGACAAGCGCAACGTTGAACTGCCGAACCACATCAAGTCTGTTGGTTCGTACCAGGCCAACGTCCGCCTGCACGAGGACGTTTCTGCTGTTATCGACCTCGAGGTCGTCAGCAAGTAG
- the rpsR gene encoding 30S ribosomal protein S18 — MAKAELRKPKPKSNPLKAADITVIDYKDVALLRKFISDRGKIRARRVTGVTVQEQRKIAQAIKNAREVALLPYSGAGRG, encoded by the coding sequence ATGGCTAAGGCTGAACTCCGTAAGCCCAAACCAAAGTCCAACCCCTTGAAGGCCGCTGACATCACTGTCATCGACTACAAGGACGTAGCACTGCTGCGCAAGTTCATCTCTGACCGCGGAAAGATCCGCGCACGTCGCGTCACTGGCGTCACGGTTCAGGAACAGCGCAAGATCGCACAGGCAATCAAGAACGCCCGCGAAGTTGCACTGCTGCCCTACTCCGGCGCTGGCCGCGGCTAA